CCGGTAGGCCGCGATGAACTGCTTCGCCATGTCGGGGTGCTTCTGGATGAAGTCCGTGGTCAGGCTGGCGGCGCCGCCATGCCAGGGCGCCATGGGGTCGCCCAGGATGTAGTGGGCGACCACGCCGGCTTCCAGCACCCGCGTGGTGCCGTTCAGGCGGCCCACCGTGCCGGTGGGTTCCAGCGTGTAGCAGCCGTCCACCTGTCCCGTCGCGACGGCGGCGACGTGCTGGCCGATGGGCAGCTCGACGACCGTCGCGCCGGTGGCGCCCGCACGCTCCAACATTGTCTTGGCCAGCGTCACGTTCTGGATGCCCGGGCCCGATGCGATCTTCTTGCCCTTGAATTCGGCCGCCGATTTGATGCCGCTGTCCTTCGCCACCAGGAACTCTTCCAGCACGTTGCGGGCGTTGCTGGGGTTGGTGCAGAAGATCTTGAACAGGCCCGGCTGCGCGATCTCCCCGATGGCAAGGTTGGCCGACCCGGTGCCATTGGCGCTGCCGTCGCAGCGGCCCGAAAGCATCGCTTCCATCACCTGCTGGGCGCCGGCGAACTTCAGCGCCTCGACATCCAGGCCGGCGGCCTTGAAATAGCCTTGCTCCACCGCGGCGAAGAACGGCAGGCCTGCCGCGACGGGCCAGAAGCCGATGCGGATCCTGGGTGTCGATTGCGCGCGTACGATGGCCGGCATGGCCAGCATGCCGGCGACTGCGGCGCCGCTGCGCAACAGGCGGCGGCGGTGGCCGTCTACCGTTGCAAGGACGGGCTTGGACTGTGGGTAGCGCATGGAATTCCCCTTGTTGAGTTCGTGGTCGATAAAGGAATGAGGCGGCCGTCAGGCCGGCGGCTGCGCGCGCGACGCCACGTACGCGCGCCAGCCGCCGTATGTGCTGACATCCTGGGCATCGCCGTAGGCATGGTCTTCGCAGATGAAGCCATGCACCCAACGGCCGTCCGCCAGTTCCAGGCTGCCCAGACCCAGAGGCGATGGAATCAATGCCAGGAAGCTGCCCACCGTCGGCAAGGGCACGTTCCAGACTTCGACCTCGATGGCGACGCCGTCGCTCGCCACGCGGCGCAGGCCAGGCTTGGGGGGGACCGTGCCCCGCAGGGCGTAGAGGCGGTAGTGGGGCGCGGTGCGGGTCGTCTCGGCCAGGGTGGCGCCGCGTTCGATCAATTGCCCGTTCAGCGGCATGCCCGTCAGATGCGCGCCGACGACGGCGATACGCAGATGCGTGGCCGGCGTGGGCTGCAGCGCGGCGATGGGCTGTGGCGCCGGCAAGGGCTGGGTCGTCGCCCCCTGCGGCAGTCCCGTGGCGTGATGCAGGCGCTGTCCCAGATCGGCGAGTTGCCAATCGCTGCCCGCGGGGCCGATCAGCGTGATGCCGAAGGGCAGGCCATCCGTGCGCATGCCGGTGGGGATCGCCAGGGCCGCGTAGTCGAGCAGGTTGACGAAGTTCGTGTAGTAGCCCAGCTCGCGGTTGCGGGCGACCGGTTCGGCCAGCATCGCGGCGATGGTGCAGTGGGTCGGCGCGGTGGGCACGCAGAACAGGTCTATATCCGCCCACATCGCGTCGGCCTGCCGGGCCAGCGCCTGCAGGCGATGCTGCGCGCGATACAGGTCGGCCGCGCTGTAGCCGCGTCCCGCCGCGATGATGTCGCGCACGGGCTGAATGACGGCATCCTCATGCGCGTCGAAGAACTCCCTGACCGCTTCATAGCGTTCGGCGACCAGGGCGCTGTCGTACAACATGGCCGCCGCCTCGGCCAGCGGCGCGTAGTCGACGGGAACGAGTGTCCCGCCCAGATCCTGCACCTGCTTCATCGCATCCTGCCAGGCCCGCTCGGACAGGGTGTCGCCGAAGAACTCCAGTTGCGCCGGCACGCCGACGCGCGGACGGGCGGGCAGCGGCGTGGTCCGCATCGCCAGATTCCGGGAGTAGGGATCGCGCGGATCGGGGCCGGCGGCGGCCTCCAGCACCTTGACCGCCGTGGCTACCGTGCGCGCCAGGATGGAAACGCAGTCCACGCTTTGCGCCGCCGGGAATACGCCATGG
This genomic interval from Bordetella genomosp. 8 contains the following:
- a CDS encoding ABC transporter substrate-binding protein gives rise to the protein MRYPQSKPVLATVDGHRRRLLRSGAAVAGMLAMPAIVRAQSTPRIRIGFWPVAAGLPFFAAVEQGYFKAAGLDVEALKFAGAQQVMEAMLSGRCDGSANGTGSANLAIGEIAQPGLFKIFCTNPSNARNVLEEFLVAKDSGIKSAAEFKGKKIASGPGIQNVTLAKTMLERAGATGATVVELPIGQHVAAVATGQVDGCYTLEPTGTVGRLNGTTRVLEAGVVAHYILGDPMAPWHGGAASLTTDFIQKHPDMAKQFIAAYRRGVEFVRKQPADARQYMKGYTAIEGPLTTEVPLAAYMMYDEFQASDVQYFQKFYDLFTEKNIFSKKVDVAPLIYKG
- the atzF gene encoding allophanate hydrolase; this translates as MPAPEPVTPVASAPGSASPDHAWIRRFEPAQAGAAESPLSGLRFAVKDNIDVGGQPTTAACPEFAYVPATHAAVVERLLQAGAVLAGKTNLDQFACGLNGTRSPYGAVPNAFDPAYVSGGSSSGSAYVVAAGEMDFALGTDTAGSGRVPAGLNNIVGLKPSRGLIPAHGVFPAAQSVDCVSILARTVATAVKVLEAAAGPDPRDPYSRNLAMRTTPLPARPRVGVPAQLEFFGDTLSERAWQDAMKQVQDLGGTLVPVDYAPLAEAAAMLYDSALVAERYEAVREFFDAHEDAVIQPVRDIIAAGRGYSAADLYRAQHRLQALARQADAMWADIDLFCVPTAPTHCTIAAMLAEPVARNRELGYYTNFVNLLDYAALAIPTGMRTDGLPFGITLIGPAGSDWQLADLGQRLHHATGLPQGATTQPLPAPQPIAALQPTPATHLRIAVVGAHLTGMPLNGQLIERGATLAETTRTAPHYRLYALRGTVPPKPGLRRVASDGVAIEVEVWNVPLPTVGSFLALIPSPLGLGSLELADGRWVHGFICEDHAYGDAQDVSTYGGWRAYVASRAQPPA